Proteins from a genomic interval of bacterium:
- a CDS encoding AAA family ATPase, which yields MLTQLTIRNFKRFRDAEIELGNPVVFIGPNDSGKTTALQALALWYIGLQVWTEKRAGRETPEKRPGVTINRRDLVSVPVPDANLLWRDLHVRDVRTVDGKPHTDNIRMDIIVKGITLGKPWECGFEFDYANPESFYCRPLRLSETKNPERMAVPEEASSVRVSFLPPMSGLAANETRLDPGAVNVRLGEGRTAEVLRNLCYQVYTNNGPEGWTRLSERIRELFGVRLDAPEYVKERGEVTMTYRSPTGVRLDLSSSGRGLQQTLLLLSYMFVNPKSALLLDEPDAHLEILRQRQIYQLLTDTAKEQDSQIIAASHSEVVLNEAADRDVVIAFVGRPHRIDDRGSQVLKSLREIGFEQYYEAEQTGVVLYLEGATDLAILRGFAETLTHPVTETLKRPFVHYVQNHVAAARGHFYGLKEAKRDLVGVGIYDRTDIALQVEQALRERMWRKREIENYLCQPETLMAHAEASAIETSAGSLFAAPEVERRRDAMDRCIRDLVPPIALRDRSDPWWSETKASDEFLDRLFERFYAELGLPNIMRKTDYHILARLVPRELIDPEVVEVLNLIYEVSREAHPLQADGEV from the coding sequence ATGCTAACTCAATTAACAATCCGTAACTTCAAGCGCTTCCGGGATGCAGAAATTGAACTTGGCAACCCGGTGGTCTTTATAGGACCGAATGATTCCGGGAAGACGACGGCATTGCAAGCGTTGGCCCTATGGTACATCGGGCTACAAGTATGGACTGAGAAACGCGCAGGACGAGAAACGCCCGAAAAGCGCCCCGGTGTAACCATTAACCGAAGGGACCTCGTATCGGTGCCAGTTCCCGACGCCAACCTACTCTGGCGCGATCTGCACGTCCGAGATGTACGCACCGTCGACGGGAAACCCCATACCGACAACATAAGAATGGACATTATCGTAAAGGGGATTACGCTCGGTAAACCATGGGAGTGTGGTTTCGAGTTTGACTACGCTAACCCAGAATCTTTTTATTGCAGACCGCTGCGGCTCTCTGAAACGAAGAATCCAGAACGGATGGCCGTACCCGAGGAAGCGTCGAGTGTTCGAGTAAGCTTTCTTCCGCCAATGTCTGGATTGGCTGCAAACGAAACACGGCTCGATCCGGGCGCAGTCAACGTGAGGCTGGGAGAGGGAAGAACGGCCGAGGTCCTCAGAAACCTATGCTATCAAGTCTATACGAACAACGGACCTGAGGGCTGGACGCGTCTGAGTGAGCGTATAAGAGAGCTATTCGGAGTGAGGCTCGATGCGCCGGAGTATGTGAAAGAACGGGGCGAGGTTACGATGACCTACCGTAGCCCGACCGGCGTGCGTCTGGATCTGTCGTCGTCGGGGCGAGGGCTTCAACAGACCCTGCTACTACTCTCGTACATGTTCGTTAACCCCAAGTCGGCGCTGCTACTGGATGAACCAGATGCTCATCTAGAGATCTTGCGCCAGCGTCAAATCTACCAACTACTAACAGACACAGCAAAAGAACAGGATAGTCAAATAATCGCCGCCAGCCACTCCGAGGTCGTCCTCAACGAAGCGGCCGACAGAGACGTGGTTATCGCGTTTGTCGGTAGACCACATCGGATTGATGATCGCGGCAGTCAGGTACTCAAATCGTTGCGAGAAATAGGCTTCGAACAGTACTACGAGGCTGAGCAGACTGGGGTCGTGCTCTATCTTGAAGGAGCAACAGACCTCGCGATACTTCGGGGCTTCGCGGAGACCCTAACTCATCCCGTCACAGAGACTTTGAAGCGACCCTTTGTTCATTACGTTCAAAATCATGTAGCGGCCGCGCGAGGCCACTTTTACGGATTGAAAGAGGCTAAACGCGACTTAGTAGGTGTTGGCATTTATGATCGAACCGACATTGCTCTTCAGGTTGAACAAGCGCTTAGAGAGCGCATGTGGCGCAAACGCGAGATCGAGAACTATCTGTGCCAACCAGAAACTCTGATGGCCCACGCCGAAGCGTCAGCCATTGAGACGTCTGCCGGGTCGCTCTTTGCGGCGCCTGAGGTTGAAAGACGGCGAGATGCTATGGATCGATGCATTAGAGACTTGGTCCCGCCGATCGCACTTCGAGACCGCTCGGATCCGTGGTGGTCAGAAACCAAAGCTAGTGATGAATTCTTGGATCGGCTTTTCGAAAGGTTCTATGCGGAGCTTGGCCTGCCAAACATTATGCGCAAGACTGACTACCACATACTTGCACGACTGGTACCCCGAGAATTGATCGATCCAGAAGTGGTCGAGGTGCTTAACCTGATTTATGAGGTCTCTAGAGAGGCTCATCCTCTTCAGGCAGATGGCGAAGTATAA
- a CDS encoding cupin domain-containing protein: protein MGDHAGTGPGGGRGPFLLAGAELITFKVRGPAYSLFENVTRAGYGGPPPHRHLRQDEGFYVLEGRFSFQVDGRTLPAPPGTFVNVPKGSLHTFRTEGTGVGRLLVVVAPPGDFESFVEEAGDGVAMTVPPELPAGPPSAETLRRILSAAARHRLDIASPPKPEK from the coding sequence TGCGGGAACCGGACCCGGCGGCGGCCGCGGACCGTTTCTGCTGGCGGGCGCCGAACTGATCACGTTCAAAGTCCGCGGTCCGGCGTACTCACTCTTCGAGAACGTGACGCGGGCGGGATACGGCGGACCGCCGCCCCACCGGCACCTGCGCCAGGACGAAGGCTTCTACGTCCTCGAAGGACGGTTCAGCTTTCAGGTGGACGGCCGCACGCTCCCCGCGCCGCCCGGCACGTTCGTCAACGTTCCGAAGGGCAGTCTCCACACGTTTCGCACCGAGGGAACCGGAGTGGGCCGCCTCCTGGTGGTTGTGGCGCCGCCCGGCGACTTCGAAAGCTTCGTGGAAGAGGCGGGCGATGGGGTCGCGATGACGGTGCCGCCCGAGCTTCCGGCGGGGCCGCCTTCCGCCGAGACGCTCCGGCGTATTCTCTCCGCCGCCGCGCGACATCGCTTGGACATCGCATCGCCGCCTAAACCTGAAAAATAG
- a CDS encoding phosphate--acyl-ACP acyltransferase, producing the protein MTAADTGPAGGSAETLRIAVDCMGGDRAPAETVAGALLAARGLGLHVLLVGVPEAVRPLLPPGTADAPDGPGTVEIVPSGPAVPEGAPPLASLRSLPNASMTITMRQVREGRADAAVSAASTGPTLLAAVRELGMLEGVRRACVGRSIVGLHPETFLIDLGPTLDCEAQHLVEFAVIGTTYMRVFERIPNPTVALLSNGREPGKGNRVVKEAARLLARSGLNFAGLVEGHQFVAGKANVVVCDGFIGNAVLKSIEGLGREIAAWLGRELAADLPAQRLEALTNRLIELTNPIDLHGSLPLLGVRGNVVMAHGASDRHAIQAAVGQAVQAVRVRFVETLRTALAETRARLIGATPA; encoded by the coding sequence ATGACCGCCGCGGATACGGGGCCGGCCGGCGGGTCCGCCGAGACGCTGCGCATCGCCGTCGATTGCATGGGCGGCGATCGCGCGCCGGCGGAGACCGTGGCCGGCGCGCTGCTCGCGGCGCGGGGGCTCGGCCTGCACGTGCTGCTGGTGGGCGTGCCCGAGGCGGTCCGGCCGCTGCTCCCACCGGGCACGGCGGACGCGCCCGACGGTCCCGGCACGGTCGAGATCGTGCCGAGCGGCCCGGCGGTGCCGGAAGGCGCCCCGCCCCTCGCCTCGCTCCGCTCGCTGCCGAACGCCTCGATGACGATCACGATGCGGCAGGTCCGCGAAGGACGCGCCGACGCCGCGGTCAGCGCCGCGAGCACCGGGCCGACGCTGCTGGCCGCGGTGCGCGAGCTGGGGATGCTCGAGGGCGTGCGGCGGGCGTGCGTCGGCCGCTCGATCGTCGGCCTGCACCCCGAGACCTTCCTGATCGACCTCGGCCCGACGCTGGACTGCGAAGCCCAGCATCTCGTGGAGTTCGCCGTGATCGGCACGACGTACATGCGGGTCTTCGAGCGGATTCCGAACCCGACGGTCGCGCTGCTCAGCAACGGCCGCGAGCCGGGCAAAGGCAACCGCGTGGTCAAGGAGGCGGCGCGCCTCCTGGCGCGGAGCGGACTGAACTTCGCCGGCCTGGTCGAGGGCCACCAGTTCGTGGCCGGCAAGGCGAACGTCGTCGTCTGCGACGGCTTCATCGGCAACGCGGTGCTGAAGAGCATCGAAGGACTGGGGCGCGAGATCGCGGCGTGGCTGGGGCGCGAACTGGCCGCCGACCTCCCGGCGCAGCGCCTCGAGGCCCTGACGAACCGGCTCATCGAGCTGACGAACCCGATCGACCTGCACGGCAGCCTGCCGCTGCTCGGCGTGCGCGGCAACGTGGTCATGGCCCACGGCGCCTCCGACCGCCACGCGATCCAGGCGGCCGTCGGGCAGGCGGTACAGGCGGTGCGCGTGCGGTTCGTGGAGACGCTCAGGACCGCGCTCGCGGAGACCAGGGCCCGACTGATCGGTGCGACGCCGGCGTAA
- the groL gene encoding chaperonin GroEL (60 kDa chaperone family; promotes refolding of misfolded polypeptides especially under stressful conditions; forms two stacked rings of heptamers to form a barrel-shaped 14mer; ends can be capped by GroES; misfolded proteins enter the barrel where they are refolded when GroES binds), translating into MPSKMLLYNEEARRALERGVNRLADIVKITLGPKGRNVVLEKKYGSPTITHDGVTVAKEIELSDPFENAGAQLVREVATKTNDVAGDGTTTATVLAQAIVREGLRNVAAGSNPMALKRGIDRAVDTAIEELKRIAKPVETKAAIAQVASISAHDETIGQLIADAMEKVGKDGVITVEESKGIETTVETVEGMQFDKGYISPYMVTDAEKMEAVLEDPYILITDKKISAVKDLLPVLERIVQVNRPLVVLAEDVDGEALATLVVNKLRGTLQAVAVKAPAFGDRRKAMLQDIAILTGGQVITDELGLKLESVEIGQLGRARQIKIGKEETIIVGGAGKQADIQKRIGELRRQIEETESDYDREKLQERLGKMVGGVGVIKVGAASETELKEKKHRVEDALSTARAAVEEGIVPGGGTALLGAIGALEKLERDGDESIGVDIVRRAIEEPLRQLARNGGYEGSIVVEKVKGQKAGFGFNVLTGQYTDMFKAGIVDPCKVTRSALQNAASVASMVLTTEVVVVEKPEEESATPAMPPTPPM; encoded by the coding sequence ATGCCATCGAAGATGCTGCTCTACAACGAAGAGGCGCGGCGGGCGCTGGAGCGCGGCGTGAACCGGCTCGCCGACATCGTCAAGATCACGCTCGGCCCGAAGGGCCGCAACGTGGTGCTTGAAAAGAAGTACGGCTCGCCGACGATCACGCATGACGGCGTGACGGTGGCGAAGGAGATCGAGCTCAGCGATCCCTTCGAGAACGCCGGCGCGCAGCTTGTACGCGAGGTCGCCACGAAGACGAACGACGTCGCCGGCGACGGGACGACGACGGCGACCGTGCTGGCCCAGGCGATCGTGCGCGAAGGCCTCAGGAACGTCGCCGCCGGCTCGAACCCGATGGCGCTCAAGCGCGGCATCGACCGGGCCGTGGACACGGCGATCGAGGAGCTGAAGCGGATCGCCAAGCCGGTGGAGACGAAGGCGGCGATCGCCCAGGTCGCGAGCATCTCCGCGCACGACGAGACGATCGGCCAGCTGATCGCCGACGCGATGGAGAAGGTCGGCAAGGACGGCGTCATCACGGTCGAGGAGTCGAAGGGCATCGAGACGACCGTGGAGACCGTGGAAGGCATGCAGTTCGACAAGGGCTACATCTCGCCGTACATGGTCACCGACGCGGAGAAGATGGAAGCCGTGCTCGAGGACCCCTACATCCTCATCACCGACAAGAAGATCAGCGCGGTCAAGGATCTCCTGCCGGTGCTCGAGCGGATCGTACAGGTCAACCGACCGCTCGTCGTCCTCGCGGAAGACGTGGACGGCGAGGCCCTCGCCACGCTCGTCGTCAACAAGCTCCGCGGCACGCTGCAGGCCGTCGCGGTCAAGGCGCCCGCGTTCGGCGACCGGCGCAAGGCGATGTTGCAGGACATCGCGATCCTGACCGGCGGCCAGGTCATCACGGACGAGCTGGGCTTGAAGCTCGAGTCGGTCGAGATCGGGCAGCTCGGCCGGGCGCGCCAGATCAAGATCGGCAAGGAAGAGACCATCATCGTCGGCGGCGCCGGCAAGCAGGCCGACATCCAGAAGCGCATCGGCGAACTGCGTCGTCAGATCGAGGAGACCGAGAGCGACTACGACCGGGAGAAGCTGCAGGAGCGGCTCGGCAAGATGGTCGGCGGCGTCGGGGTAATCAAGGTCGGCGCGGCGAGCGAGACCGAGCTCAAGGAGAAGAAGCACCGCGTCGAGGACGCGCTGTCCACGGCGCGCGCGGCGGTCGAGGAGGGCATCGTGCCCGGCGGCGGTACCGCGCTGCTCGGCGCGATCGGGGCGCTGGAGAAGCTCGAGCGGGACGGCGACGAGTCGATCGGCGTCGACATCGTACGCCGCGCGATCGAAGAACCCCTGCGGCAGCTGGCGCGCAACGGCGGCTACGAGGGCTCGATCGTCGTCGAGAAGGTCAAGGGCCAGAAGGCGGGCTTCGGCTTCAATGTGCTGACCGGCCAGTACACCGACATGTTCAAGGCCGGCATCGTGGATCCGTGCAAGGTGACGCGGTCGGCGCTTCAGAACGCGGCGAGCGTCGCGTCGATGGTGCTCACGACCGAGGTGGTGGTGGTGGAGAAGCCGGAGGAAGAGTCGGCCACGCCGGCGATGCCGCCGACCCCGCCGATGTAG
- the groES gene encoding co-chaperone GroES: MNLKPLGDRIVVKVVEELERTKSGIVLPDTAKEKPQEAGVVAVGPGSRNEKGDRVPMEVKVGDRVVFQKYSGTEFKMDDEEYLILRESDVLAVVTKEKAKARA; this comes from the coding sequence ATGAATCTCAAGCCGCTTGGGGATCGCATTGTCGTCAAAGTTGTCGAGGAGCTCGAGCGCACCAAGAGCGGGATCGTGCTGCCCGACACCGCCAAGGAAAAGCCGCAGGAGGCCGGGGTCGTGGCCGTCGGACCCGGCAGCCGCAACGAGAAGGGCGACCGCGTCCCGATGGAGGTCAAAGTCGGCGACCGCGTCGTCTTCCAGAAGTACTCCGGCACCGAGTTCAAGATGGACGACGAGGAGTACTTGATCCTGCGCGAGAGTGACGTGCTGGCGGTCGTGACCAAGGAGAAAGCGAAGGCCCGCGCGTAG